In Chryseobacterium gotjawalense, the following are encoded in one genomic region:
- a CDS encoding M1 family aminopeptidase yields MKQFYIIALILCFGHLFAQNEEAERKSMIRNETQRYSKMINYNVNPNTLNYDLKYQRLDLDLDPGQRFVSGTVTSHFVPNQNISAIYFDFSNALTVSEVKYHGANLTFAQLPTKELKIDFPASLVSVTLDSLSIKYSGVPSTAGSAGDAFTVSTQSGTPVLFTLSEPYGAQEWFPTKQSMNDKIEKVDIRITTPAQYNVASNGKLFSETILPGNKKLTFWQTNYPIPAYLIALGITNYTKINDTMGTPPFPFVNYVYPSTANNSGIMSNINWTKDIMNIFEEYFGAYPYRNEKYGHMEFGWGGGMEHSTMSSMGSWGKGIIAHELAHQWFGDKVTCGAWNDIWLNEGFATYGEHLANEKLLMTNIQFMNYLANEMNSITSSPGGSVYVADGNLGSTNSVFDSRLSYSKGGYVLRMMKWILGDAAFYKALKEYHSQPNLAYNYARTEDLKNAVLQSTGRDFSEFFNDWIYGQGYPSYQIKWNQTPDKVIRFKVGQTQSHSSVSFFEMPLPTKVTGTGGEIAYLVLNNNLNNQSFAEALTFNVASVQFNYENQIITKGSTVTKDTSILSVNDTAKNEIRIYPNPVKDRLSVAGITKDESYEIFSLDGKLVKSGTLTSKTSIGVNALPKGVYILNMANKTLKFIKE; encoded by the coding sequence ATGAAACAATTTTATATAATTGCGTTAATATTATGTTTCGGGCACCTGTTTGCGCAGAACGAAGAGGCAGAAAGAAAAAGCATGATCCGAAATGAAACGCAGCGCTATTCGAAAATGATTAATTACAATGTGAACCCAAACACTTTGAATTATGATTTGAAATATCAAAGACTGGATTTGGACCTGGATCCGGGACAACGTTTTGTGAGCGGAACAGTAACGAGTCATTTTGTTCCGAATCAAAATATTTCCGCGATTTATTTTGATTTTTCAAATGCGCTGACGGTTTCCGAAGTAAAATACCATGGCGCCAATCTTACTTTTGCCCAACTGCCAACCAAAGAACTGAAAATTGATTTTCCGGCCAGCCTCGTGTCGGTTACTTTGGATTCGCTGTCGATTAAGTATTCCGGCGTTCCCAGTACTGCGGGAAGTGCAGGAGATGCTTTTACGGTTTCCACACAAAGCGGAACCCCGGTTCTTTTTACACTTTCTGAACCTTACGGTGCGCAGGAATGGTTTCCTACCAAGCAAAGCATGAATGATAAAATAGAGAAAGTCGATATCAGGATTACCACTCCGGCGCAATACAATGTCGCTTCAAACGGTAAATTGTTTTCCGAAACAATCTTACCAGGGAATAAAAAATTAACTTTTTGGCAAACCAATTATCCGATTCCTGCCTACTTAATTGCTTTGGGAATTACCAATTATACAAAGATTAATGACACGATGGGAACGCCGCCTTTTCCCTTTGTGAATTACGTATATCCTTCTACGGCAAATAACAGTGGCATCATGTCCAATATTAACTGGACGAAAGATATCATGAATATTTTCGAAGAATATTTTGGCGCTTATCCGTACAGAAATGAAAAATATGGCCACATGGAATTCGGCTGGGGTGGAGGTATGGAGCATTCTACCATGTCATCCATGGGATCCTGGGGCAAAGGAATTATCGCTCACGAACTGGCCCATCAGTGGTTTGGTGATAAAGTAACCTGCGGCGCCTGGAACGACATTTGGCTCAACGAAGGGTTTGCAACCTATGGTGAGCACCTTGCCAACGAAAAATTATTAATGACCAATATCCAGTTCATGAATTATCTGGCGAATGAAATGAACAGTATTACCAGCTCGCCGGGCGGAAGCGTGTATGTTGCTGATGGTAATTTAGGAAGCACCAATTCTGTTTTTGACAGCCGGTTAAGTTATTCAAAAGGAGGATATGTTTTAAGAATGATGAAGTGGATTCTAGGCGATGCCGCTTTTTATAAAGCTTTAAAAGAATATCATTCCCAACCCAATCTTGCTTATAATTATGCAAGAACTGAAGATCTAAAAAATGCGGTGCTTCAGTCAACAGGCAGGGATTTTTCCGAATTTTTCAACGACTGGATTTACGGCCAGGGATATCCGTCCTATCAAATAAAATGGAATCAGACGCCGGATAAAGTCATCCGTTTTAAAGTGGGCCAAACGCAAAGTCATTCGTCCGTGAGTTTCTTTGAAATGCCTTTGCCGACTAAAGTGACCGGAACTGGTGGGGAAATTGCTTATTTGGTTTTAAATAACAATTTAAATAATCAAAGTTTTGCAGAAGCGCTTACTTTCAATGTAGCTTCAGTGCAATTTAATTATGAAAATCAAATTATTACCAAAGGTTCAACAGTAACAAAAGATACTTCGATTCTTTCCGTAAATGATACGGCCAAAAATGAAATCAGAATTTATCCAAATCCGGTGAAAGACCGACTTTCTGTAGCTGGAATTACCAAAGATGAATCGTATGAAATTTTCAGCCTCGATGGGAAATTGGTGAAATCAGGAACACTTACTTCAAAAACTTCAATTGGTGTAAACGCCCTTCCGAAAGGCGTTTATATTTTGAATATGGCCAATAAAACTTTAAAGTTTATTAAAGAATAA
- the dacB gene encoding D-alanyl-D-alanine carboxypeptidase/D-alanyl-D-alanine endopeptidase, translated as MINIKKILVSSAIAVSAFAFGQGTFASTNYPQSYDSQNSNSSKESAEKLLSAKELVDIKLNSMMNDPVLRNANWGFVVYDPKTKKIISSYNENASLIPASTTKLLTTETAMNLLGENFKWITQLEYSGEIEDGVLKGNLYIVGSGDPSLGTNKAGAGSYSQIISEFISAAKEKGIKKINGDIIIQTGVFKLNKSQSLPENIVWLENGNYYLPVGTTREINPQNEKLIAKKSNPFSENKNYYYISPYIGQMVYADKFDGGYLTTKLPDAPAYLANSLRAAMLKSGLPVVGKVVTKSTDPNPEKREVITTYQSPSLAEIIMYTNQHSDNALAEATLRMVGFQKLGDQTLEAGRIVVNNHLKSVGFETDGLNYFDGSGLSRANVVTPISQVKFLANLMNEKYYKTFHETLPVGGQTGTLKRMFNTTGNGQVFAKTGTLNKVKTLAGYMKTNSGKTLVFSLLINNYAGSVDQVKTKMEQILEPTLNL; from the coding sequence ATGATTAACATCAAAAAAATTCTGGTTTCTTCTGCAATCGCAGTTTCTGCATTTGCATTTGGGCAGGGAACCTTCGCTTCTACCAATTATCCTCAATCTTACGACAGTCAAAATTCGAATAGTTCTAAAGAGTCCGCTGAAAAACTTCTCAGCGCAAAAGAACTCGTAGATATCAAGCTGAATTCCATGATGAACGATCCTGTTTTGCGAAACGCAAACTGGGGTTTTGTAGTATATGATCCGAAAACAAAGAAAATCATCAGTTCTTATAATGAGAACGCTTCTCTGATTCCGGCTTCTACTACGAAGTTGTTGACCACAGAAACGGCGATGAATCTTTTGGGTGAAAACTTCAAGTGGATCACTCAGCTAGAATATTCCGGTGAAATCGAAGACGGGGTTCTTAAAGGGAATTTGTACATCGTAGGAAGCGGCGATCCTTCGCTGGGAACCAATAAAGCGGGCGCTGGTTCCTATAGTCAGATTATTTCTGAATTTATTTCCGCTGCCAAAGAAAAAGGAATTAAGAAAATCAATGGCGATATTATCATTCAGACCGGTGTTTTTAAATTAAATAAATCCCAGTCATTACCGGAAAATATTGTTTGGCTTGAAAACGGAAATTATTATTTACCCGTAGGAACGACGCGCGAAATCAATCCTCAAAATGAAAAGTTGATTGCCAAAAAATCGAATCCTTTTTCAGAAAATAAAAACTATTATTACATCTCGCCGTATATTGGTCAAATGGTGTATGCCGATAAATTTGATGGTGGCTATCTGACGACCAAATTACCGGATGCTCCTGCCTATCTGGCGAACAGCCTGCGTGCAGCCATGCTGAAAAGTGGTTTGCCTGTGGTGGGAAAAGTGGTGACAAAAAGTACAGATCCAAATCCTGAGAAACGGGAAGTAATCACGACATATCAATCACCAAGTTTAGCAGAAATCATCATGTACACCAATCAGCACAGTGATAATGCTCTGGCAGAAGCAACCTTGAGAATGGTTGGTTTTCAGAAACTGGGTGACCAAACTTTGGAAGCGGGAAGAATAGTGGTAAATAATCATTTAAAATCAGTCGGTTTCGAAACTGACGGTTTAAATTACTTCGATGGAAGCGGACTTTCAAGAGCAAATGTGGTGACTCCAATTTCTCAGGTAAAGTTTTTAGCGAATTTGATGAACGAAAAATATTACAAAACCTTTCATGAAACCTTGCCAGTAGGCGGACAAACCGGGACATTAAAAAGAATGTTTAATACTACCGGAAACGGGCAGGTTTTTGCCAAAACAGGCACATTAAATAAAGTAAAAACCTTAGCCGGATATATGAAAACAAATTCCGGTAAAACATTAGTTTTCTCTTTGCTCATTAACAATTATGCCGGTTCTGTAGATCAAGTGAAAACCAAAATGGAACAAATCCTGGAGCCCACTTTAAATCTCTGA
- a CDS encoding porin family protein yields the protein MKKLVLGAAIAISSLTFAQQFGIKGGMNVSSVSSDASLQDNGSKIGFNAGVFMNAPLATNFSIQPELIYTQYGDKYSQSGQTVREGASLLTNQTVSSARHLDYVALPVMFQYNATPGFYLEAGPEFGLMVSAKNKQKNETSGNTIAESGNYKDSINGFNVGLGIGAGYYFTPNVGLTARYVAGLTDFNKDNNVKERNNAFQVGLAYKF from the coding sequence ATGAAAAAGTTAGTATTAGGTGCAGCAATTGCAATAAGTTCATTGACATTCGCACAACAGTTCGGGATCAAAGGTGGGATGAATGTATCCTCCGTTTCATCAGATGCAAGTCTACAAGACAATGGAAGTAAAATTGGTTTTAACGCGGGAGTATTTATGAACGCTCCGTTAGCGACTAATTTCAGTATTCAACCTGAGCTTATTTATACTCAGTATGGAGATAAATACAGCCAAAGCGGACAGACAGTACGAGAAGGAGCAAGTTTGCTTACTAATCAAACTGTGTCCAGTGCGAGACATTTAGATTACGTTGCTTTGCCTGTTATGTTTCAGTATAATGCTACACCAGGATTTTATTTAGAAGCTGGTCCAGAATTCGGTTTGATGGTTAGTGCAAAAAACAAGCAAAAGAACGAAACAAGCGGAAATACTATAGCTGAGTCCGGAAATTACAAGGATAGTATCAACGGATTTAATGTAGGCTTGGGTATTGGTGCCGGTTATTACTTTACTCCTAACGTTGGTTTAACAGCGAGATATGTTGCTGGTCTTACGGATTTTAACAAAGACAACAACGTTAAAGAAAGAAACAACGCGTTCCAAGTAGGTTTGGCTTACAAATTCTAA
- the aroB gene encoding 3-dehydroquinate synthase: MISILDHDFSQLNDFLTTLEPTQLLILVDENTHEYCLPILLGNLETEIPFEIIEIEAGEELKTLETAAQLWEILTEFETDRKALMINLGGGVITDMGGFIASTYKRGIPFINIPTTLLGMCDASIGGKTGIDHQFLKNIIGTFAHPEHIFVFPEFLNTLPFEELRSGFAEMLKHGLIADQNHWNDLISIKDLTSENIFPFIERSMTIKQNVVEQDFTEQNIRKTLNFGHTIGHAIESLFLLKGKAIMHGEAVAMGMICETRISKLQGLISEETETQIISAIRKYFPHLDITEFSLEEIVNLMRNDKKNSFGNINFSLIKRIGNATFDCSIPNENIKKALIYYQKLE, from the coding sequence ATGATTTCAATTTTAGACCACGATTTCTCACAACTCAACGATTTTCTCACTACCTTAGAACCTACTCAACTTTTAATTTTAGTGGATGAAAATACCCACGAATATTGTCTCCCAATACTTTTAGGAAATTTAGAAACCGAAATCCCTTTTGAAATCATCGAAATCGAAGCGGGTGAAGAACTGAAAACGCTAGAAACGGCAGCGCAACTTTGGGAAATTTTGACCGAATTTGAAACCGATCGCAAAGCTTTAATGATCAATTTGGGTGGCGGCGTGATTACAGATATGGGCGGATTTATCGCTTCAACTTATAAAAGAGGAATTCCTTTTATCAATATTCCAACGACCCTTTTAGGAATGTGCGATGCTTCGATTGGTGGAAAAACCGGAATTGACCATCAGTTTCTGAAAAACATTATCGGAACTTTTGCACACCCGGAACATATTTTTGTCTTTCCTGAATTCTTGAATACCCTACCTTTTGAGGAACTGAGAAGCGGTTTTGCCGAAATGCTGAAACATGGTTTGATTGCAGATCAAAATCATTGGAACGATTTAATTTCCATTAAAGATTTAACGTCAGAAAATATATTTCCTTTCATTGAAAGATCGATGACGATTAAGCAGAATGTGGTTGAACAGGATTTTACAGAACAAAACATCCGGAAAACATTAAACTTCGGCCATACCATTGGTCATGCGATTGAAAGCTTATTTCTCTTAAAAGGAAAAGCCATCATGCATGGTGAGGCCGTGGCAATGGGCATGATCTGCGAAACGAGAATTTCAAAACTTCAGGGTTTAATTTCAGAGGAAACCGAAACTCAGATCATTTCTGCGATCCGGAAATACTTTCCTCATTTGGATATCACTGAATTTTCATTGGAAGAAATAGTAAATTTAATGAGAAATGACAAAAAGAATTCTTTCGGAAATATTAATTTTTCTTTAATTAAAAGAATTGGAAATGCAACTTTTGATTGTTCCATTCCTAATGAAAACATAAAAAAGGCGTTAATTTATTATCAAAAATTAGAATAA
- the priA gene encoding replication restart helicase PriA — protein sequence MTSTFAQVILPLNLKGTFTYKVPDELLSSIQIGMRVLVSFRGKKIYTGIVFDLHDQEPENFVPKEIINILDDFPILPKEQVQFWDWLSGYYLCNLGEIYRFSFPGSLKLESETYLKLKPNVTVDFENLDVNEMYLIQALEVRQLINVTEIEAFIPKREIVKTINSLIDLQYVEIDEKIAEKYKAKEVAYLKINEETVKNSHLPEILLSLKRSPKQQELFLLILEKQTEHPEKAIKKSEVFDDGYFAHAQLKSLLEKDLVQEYYLQKDRLQSYEGETEDLEKLSDIQLQAKSEIDDAFEQGKNVLLHGVTSSGKTHVYLEKIEETVDDGKNVLFLLPEISLTKQIVQRLEKKYGRQLGYYHQKLTDFEKVEVWRRIKNNDIKILIGTRNALFLPYQNLGLIVVDEEHDSSYKPREISPFFNAKDAAQVLAKFYKANVILGSATPSVESYYAAKKEKLKYVYLGERFGNVKIPEFELINFKEAQDTKKLVGSFSLHLIDEIRKELDHKKQTMILHNRRGYANVVECETCGYVNYCSNCDVVMTYHKFSNEMKCHYCGQKAAKPKACPKCHSEKLNVRGVGVEQIHEEVSRLFPDAEVDRMDVDSMRKKFAYEKLYEKIEEGETDIVVGTQMISKGLDFENIELVAIPKADSLLYVQDFRAEERAFQLITQVSGRAGRLSGNGKVLIQTYNPQHSIFQLLKEHDSPNIYKHLLTERKKFLYPPFVKLIMIELKHRREDKVNRASQFLGSILRKYLPEECILGPEKSPIGKLNLMYQYQLLLKLPRGKKYAEYKDLVGKSLAEFDEITAYHSIKKVIFVDF from the coding sequence ATCACATCAACTTTCGCCCAAGTTATTCTTCCCTTAAATTTAAAAGGAACTTTTACCTACAAAGTTCCCGATGAGCTTTTATCTTCCATTCAGATTGGAATGCGGGTTCTGGTCTCTTTTCGCGGAAAAAAAATTTATACGGGAATTGTTTTTGATCTCCATGACCAGGAGCCAGAAAATTTTGTACCGAAAGAAATTATCAATATTTTAGACGATTTCCCGATTTTGCCAAAGGAGCAGGTTCAGTTTTGGGATTGGCTATCAGGTTATTATCTTTGTAATCTTGGTGAAATTTACCGTTTTTCATTTCCGGGTTCTTTAAAATTGGAAAGTGAAACATATCTGAAATTAAAACCGAATGTCACCGTTGATTTCGAGAATTTAGATGTGAATGAAATGTATCTTATTCAGGCCTTAGAAGTTCGGCAGCTCATTAATGTGACGGAAATCGAAGCCTTCATTCCGAAAAGGGAAATCGTGAAAACCATTAATTCTTTAATCGATTTACAATACGTTGAAATTGATGAAAAAATAGCCGAAAAGTACAAAGCCAAAGAAGTAGCCTATTTAAAGATCAATGAAGAAACCGTAAAAAATTCCCATTTACCTGAAATCCTTTTGTCGCTGAAACGATCGCCCAAGCAGCAGGAGTTATTTCTACTGATTCTAGAAAAGCAGACAGAACATCCGGAAAAGGCGATTAAAAAATCGGAAGTTTTTGACGACGGGTATTTTGCCCATGCCCAGTTAAAATCGTTGCTTGAAAAAGATTTAGTTCAGGAATATTACCTCCAGAAAGACCGGCTGCAAAGTTATGAAGGCGAAACCGAAGATTTAGAAAAACTGAGTGATATTCAGCTTCAGGCAAAATCTGAAATTGATGATGCCTTCGAACAGGGAAAAAATGTTTTGCTACACGGCGTTACTTCTTCCGGGAAAACCCACGTTTATCTGGAGAAAATAGAAGAAACGGTGGATGACGGGAAAAACGTTTTATTTCTGCTTCCCGAGATTTCTCTGACCAAACAGATTGTTCAGCGTTTAGAGAAGAAATACGGCAGGCAGTTGGGATATTACCATCAGAAACTGACCGATTTCGAAAAGGTTGAAGTATGGCGCAGAATTAAAAATAATGATATTAAAATCCTTATCGGTACAAGGAATGCTCTGTTTTTGCCTTATCAGAATTTAGGATTAATTGTGGTTGATGAAGAGCATGATTCGAGTTATAAACCACGGGAAATTTCTCCGTTTTTTAATGCAAAAGATGCTGCTCAGGTTTTAGCGAAATTTTACAAGGCCAATGTAATATTAGGTTCTGCGACGCCCTCTGTAGAATCGTATTACGCCGCGAAAAAAGAAAAACTGAAATATGTTTATTTAGGCGAACGTTTTGGAAATGTGAAAATTCCGGAATTCGAACTGATTAATTTTAAAGAAGCGCAGGATACTAAAAAATTAGTCGGTAGTTTTTCTCTTCATTTAATTGATGAAATAAGAAAAGAACTCGATCATAAAAAACAAACCATGATTCTCCATAACCGTCGTGGTTACGCCAATGTGGTCGAATGTGAGACCTGTGGCTACGTTAATTACTGCTCAAATTGTGATGTCGTGATGACCTATCATAAATTTTCAAATGAAATGAAATGTCATTATTGCGGGCAAAAAGCGGCAAAACCAAAAGCCTGTCCGAAATGTCATTCTGAGAAATTGAATGTAAGAGGAGTTGGGGTAGAACAGATTCACGAAGAAGTTTCGAGACTTTTTCCCGACGCAGAAGTCGATCGGATGGATGTGGATTCCATGCGCAAAAAATTTGCTTACGAGAAATTATACGAAAAAATAGAAGAAGGCGAAACGGATATTGTTGTCGGTACGCAGATGATTTCCAAAGGGTTGGATTTTGAGAATATAGAACTGGTCGCAATCCCAAAAGCAGACTCCTTATTATATGTACAGGATTTTCGGGCAGAAGAGAGAGCGTTTCAGCTGATCACGCAGGTTTCAGGCCGTGCAGGCCGGCTTTCAGGAAACGGCAAGGTTTTAATTCAAACCTATAATCCGCAACATTCTATTTTTCAGTTATTAAAAGAGCACGATTCGCCCAACATTTATAAACATTTGTTGACGGAGCGCAAGAAGTTTCTGTATCCGCCGTTCGTTAAATTAATTATGATTGAATTGAAGCACCGCCGTGAAGATAAGGTCAATCGTGCTTCCCAGTTTTTAGGATCAATTCTCAGGAAATATTTACCGGAAGAATGCATTCTCGGTCCTGAAAAATCACCGATCGGTAAACTGAATTTAATGTATCAGTACCAACTTTTACTCAAATTGCCGCGCGGTAAAAAATATGCAGAGTATAAAGATCTGGTCGGCAAAAGTTTGGCGGAGTTTGATGAGATTACCGCTTACCATTCTATAAAAAAGGTGATTTTTGTTGACTTTTAA
- the purF gene encoding amidophosphoribosyltransferase, which produces MKDLQQYREDYFNQFKENTYGRNLLKTDEPFDAPAEECGIFGLYSDNNVDTFSLSQFGLFALQHRGQEACGISVMKSGRIFNIKDEGLVLDVFKEIREPETFMGNSAIGHTRYTTAGDKKKYNFQPFFAKNEYDQIILSIAHNGNLTNAAELKKELEAEGVVFRATSDSEVILRLIQKHLDLGLRAAIKTTMEKIEGAYSVVGMTRNKFFAFRDFHGIRPLVLGAIDEKTYVVASESVALDAVGAQYVRDILPGEIIYTNENETGLQSFMVRENCEKRTCAFEYIYFARPDSIMEGLNVHEIREKSGKKIWEQAPVEADIVIGVPDSGVPAAIGFSIASGIPFRPVLIKNRYIGRSFIVPTQEMRERIVNLKLNPIISEIKGKRVVIIDDSIVRGTTSKRLVKILKDAGVREIHFRSVSPPIIAPCYLGIDTPTKDDLISANMSVEELRKYLGVDSLEFLSMDHLKEILGSSDHCFGCFTEKYPVQVGPNPDFKDE; this is translated from the coding sequence ATGAAAGATTTACAACAATACAGAGAGGATTATTTTAATCAGTTTAAGGAAAATACGTACGGCAGAAATCTGCTCAAAACAGATGAGCCGTTTGACGCACCTGCTGAGGAATGCGGTATTTTCGGACTGTATTCCGACAATAATGTCGATACCTTTTCGCTTTCGCAGTTTGGTCTTTTTGCTTTGCAGCATCGTGGTCAGGAAGCGTGCGGTATTTCGGTGATGAAAAGCGGAAGAATTTTCAATATTAAAGATGAAGGGCTGGTTTTAGATGTATTTAAAGAAATACGGGAACCGGAAACCTTCATGGGGAATTCTGCCATCGGACATACGCGGTATACGACGGCTGGCGACAAGAAGAAATATAATTTCCAGCCATTTTTTGCCAAGAACGAATATGATCAAATCATTCTTTCGATTGCACACAACGGAAATTTAACCAATGCTGCAGAGTTAAAAAAAGAATTGGAAGCAGAAGGAGTCGTATTCAGAGCCACATCAGACTCTGAAGTTATTCTGAGATTAATTCAGAAACACCTGGATTTAGGCCTGCGTGCTGCCATCAAAACCACAATGGAGAAAATTGAAGGAGCGTATTCGGTCGTCGGAATGACCAGAAATAAATTCTTTGCATTCCGTGATTTTCACGGGATCCGCCCGTTGGTTTTAGGAGCAATTGATGAGAAAACGTATGTTGTCGCTTCCGAATCGGTAGCTTTAGATGCGGTCGGTGCGCAATATGTTAGGGATATTTTGCCTGGAGAAATTATTTATACCAATGAAAATGAAACCGGTTTACAAAGTTTTATGGTTAGAGAAAACTGTGAAAAAAGAACCTGCGCTTTCGAATATATTTATTTTGCCAGACCGGATTCCATCATGGAAGGACTTAATGTTCATGAAATCAGGGAAAAATCAGGGAAAAAAATTTGGGAGCAGGCACCTGTAGAAGCAGATATCGTCATCGGTGTTCCGGATTCGGGAGTTCCTGCGGCCATTGGTTTTTCAATCGCTTCCGGTATTCCGTTCCGTCCGGTTTTGATTAAGAACAGATACATCGGCAGAAGTTTTATCGTTCCGACTCAGGAAATGCGCGAGCGGATTGTCAATCTGAAACTTAATCCTATTATTTCTGAAATTAAAGGAAAAAGAGTCGTCATCATCGATGATTCAATTGTTCGCGGCACGACTTCCAAGCGGTTGGTGAAAATTCTGAAAGATGCCGGTGTAAGGGAAATTCACTTCCGCAGTGTTTCGCCTCCGATTATTGCACCGTGCTATTTAGGAATCGATACGCCAACAAAAGACGATTTGATTTCGGCCAATATGAGTGTAGAAGAATTGCGGAAATATTTAGGAGTTGATTCCCTGGAATTTCTGAGCATGGATCATCTCAAAGAAATCCTGGGCAGTTCTGATCATTGTTTTGGTTGCTTCACCGAAAAATATCCTGTTCAGGTAGGGCCAAATCCAGATTTTAAAGATGAATAA
- a CDS encoding proline dehydrogenase family protein gives MSIFNNTQIAFADKTDSQLKKAYWMFKAIEQPVITNFGISALNFTVRNNFPFVTDIVKQTLFEQFCGGETHEESMKVVKQMFKHHVGSIFDYAIEGKEEEKVFDGTCTEIKQNIKFAEGNPAIPFVVFKPTGFGRIEIYEEVGKNVELTTSQKEEWARVVKRYEEVCQMAFDRNVILMIDAEETWMQDATDALVNEMMEKFNKEKAIVWNTIQMYRTGRLEYMAKDLERAKGKNYFLGYKFVRGAYMEKERERAATMKYPDPIQPTKQASDDNYNAAVDFVLNNLNKVSAFFGTHNEKSTELVMDKMKAMGLPHDHPQIYFGQLYGMSDNITYYLGAEKYNVCKYLPYGPVKDVVPYLTRRAQENTSVAGQTGRELGLIQKELDRRNGK, from the coding sequence ATGAGCATTTTCAACAATACCCAAATTGCCTTTGCAGACAAAACAGATTCTCAGCTGAAAAAAGCGTATTGGATGTTCAAGGCCATTGAACAACCGGTAATTACGAATTTTGGAATTTCTGCGCTGAATTTTACAGTCAGGAACAATTTTCCTTTCGTAACAGACATTGTGAAACAGACCTTGTTCGAGCAATTTTGTGGTGGCGAAACCCACGAAGAAAGTATGAAAGTAGTGAAGCAGATGTTTAAGCATCATGTGGGAAGTATTTTTGATTATGCCATTGAAGGAAAAGAAGAAGAAAAAGTTTTTGATGGTACGTGTACCGAAATCAAGCAAAACATCAAATTTGCCGAAGGAAATCCAGCGATTCCGTTTGTGGTTTTTAAACCAACAGGTTTTGGGCGGATTGAAATTTACGAAGAAGTTGGTAAAAATGTGGAACTAACGACTTCACAAAAAGAAGAGTGGGCGAGAGTCGTCAAAAGATATGAAGAAGTCTGTCAAATGGCTTTTGACAGAAATGTAATATTGATGATCGATGCCGAAGAAACCTGGATGCAGGACGCTACCGACGCTTTGGTGAATGAAATGATGGAAAAATTCAATAAAGAAAAAGCCATTGTCTGGAATACCATTCAAATGTACCGAACCGGCAGATTGGAATATATGGCGAAAGATTTAGAAAGAGCCAAAGGGAAAAACTATTTCCTGGGCTACAAATTCGTGCGTGGCGCTTATATGGAAAAAGAAAGAGAACGTGCCGCAACCATGAAATATCCTGATCCAATTCAGCCGACCAAACAGGCTTCTGACGATAATTATAATGCAGCGGTTGATTTTGTTTTAAATAATCTGAATAAAGTTTCTGCCTTTTTTGGAACCCATAACGAGAAATCAACAGAACTCGTGATGGATAAAATGAAAGCGATGGGCTTGCCTCACGATCATCCACAGATTTATTTTGGGCAGTTGTACGGAATGAGTGACAATATTACTTATTATTTAGGCGCAGAAAAATATAACGTTTGCAAATATCTTCCGTATGGTCCCGTAAAAGATGTGGTTCCTTATCTGACCAGAAGAGCGCAGGAAAATACTTCTGTAGCCGGACAAACAGGTAGAGAATTAGGTTTGATTCAAAAAGAATTAGACAGAAGGAACGGAAAATAA